The following nucleotide sequence is from Streptomyces bathyalis.
GCCGAAGGTGCAGTGAGACACCCCGAGTCGCCGGCAATTTCCGGCCGCCGCTGCCTCAGACCAGGCCGGGCCATAGACGATTTCACGCCACCGCGCCCACCCTGGGGCGGACATGGGCGGCCAGGCCCAGCCGAACAGACACGCACAGCCTCCACACGGCGCTGCGCCAGAGAAAGTCCCCGTCGTTCTGAGTCGTGCCCACGGACGCCATTCAGGCGGTTCCCCCGTTCGCCGCCCCCAGACCTTCCGGCGGATCAGTGAGCCTTCTCGTACGCCTCACGAACAGTCGCAGGAACCCGGCCCCGCTCATTGACCTCGAACCCCTGCTCCTTCGCCCACTCCCGGATTTTCGCCGTCTCATTGCTGCCACCGGCTGAGGGCGCCCGCCCGGGACCCTTGCCCGCCTTCCGGCTGCGCTTGATACGCCGACCGTTCTTCATGTAGGGCGCCAAGGCATTCATGAATTCGCCATGGTTCTTGTCGTTGAGGTCGATCTCAAAATCCGTGCCGGCGACGGAGAACTGCACATTCGTGACGTCTTCCGATTCCTCACCCGAAAGATCATCGATGAGGAGAGTGACAACCCGCTGCGCCATGACATTTCCCTTCCCAGATGTTCACCTGACAGAAAGAAACATGATGATCGGCCAAGTCCCGTCACGTCAATTCCGGGTCACCGGGCGCCAGCTGGGGCACGATGCGTTCAGTGCACACAAACAGCTTCAGAATCTCCAAGAGGCCCCCTCCATTCCGGGCGCCGGTCAGCCCGATGCCTGCCGTGCGCATCCCTATCCAGCAGACACAACATGCGGCATGAAGACGGCTGAGCCCACGTCACGTGGGGAGAGAATCGCGGAGAAAACCCACCCTGGCCATGAGCCCCGGTTTGGTCAGAAGACTCAAAAGATGCCGGACTCGCGGTGACTCCCCGCAAGCAAAGGGGTATCGCATCCATGCCCGCTTCACCGCGATCGAGCAGGGGACCGTTGCTCACGACCGTGCTGAAGAGCAACAAACACTGTCGGGTGCGGCGTTCGCCCCACACCACTACCGGCCGACACTGAGCCAGAGGGGAGTGCCACATGACCACTCGCCGCCTCGGTCTCCTTCTCGCTTCCTGCCTCGCGGTGCTCCGCCTGCTCAACCACCGGCGGAACATCACACGGCCCGCAACCTCAAAAACCACCGGCGAACGTCCCCACCCCGTCCGCCGGCACCCGTCCTTTGACCGCGGCCGTGAAGCAGCTGACGGTCAAGAACGAATCCCGAAACGGCTAGGAGCGCGAGAAGTTCAAACTGTGGGTCGACGCCGAGTCCTCCTGTCAGAAGCAACAAAAAACCCGACCAAGGGAGGAGTGCCGCCTGACAGGCGGGCAATGGACGTCGTACTACGACGACAAGACCGTCACCGGCGACGGAGACCTGGACATCGACCACCTCGTCCCGCTCGCCGAGGCATGGGACTCAGGCGCCTCGAAGTGGAGCCCGACCGAGCGGGAACACTACGCGAACGACCTGGAAGCCGAACGCTCACTCGTCGCCGTCACACTCAGCACCAACCGCTCCAAAGGCGACCAGGACCCCGCCGAGTGGCTTCCCCCCGCCGCCTCCACCCACTGCCTGTACGCAACCGACTGGGTGCAGACCGAACTGCGATGGAAACTGGCCGCCGACGCAGCAGAGCGATCCGAACTGCAGCACCTCGCCGACGACTGCCCGGACGCCACGGTGACTCCTTCACCTGCGCCGTAACAGCCCGATGCCCCTACAGCACGGGCCACCACGGTTGCTCATCCTCCTCCCACACCTGCGCCCAGCCGCACGGCACCACACCCTCGACCGGCCCCGGCCCGGAAGCAGCGGGTTCGCCCAGCCCCTCCGCGACCGGAGCCGTGTGGGGAGTGACCGCGGCGCAGCCGTGACACAGGTCGGCCAGACGCCATGCATGCCCGCAGCGGCTGAGAACCAGGAGAATCTCCCCGTCACAGCCCCGGCGCCGCGGATGCCAGGTGCAGCCGGGCTCGCGGCAGCGGCAGGTGCGCAGATGCGGGGCGAGAGGATTCTCCCGGGCGTGACGGGCAGGATGCGCCAGCACCTCTTCCCGCACTCCGCCGCCGGGCGCGGGCAGGATCCCGCACAGGCCGCAGCGCAGTTGCGGGCCACCGGAGGACGGGAGCACCTGGACGGTCCAGATACGCGGCGGTGGGGGAGCAGGGGGTGGGATACGGGCCGGAATGGTCTCAGCACTCCTTCAGCACGACGTGGGCGAACCGCCTCTCGAGGACCAGGCGGCGGGCACTGTAGTGCAGACCTCTGCCCTCCCGGCGACTCCCTGAGATCGCGTCAGATAGGGCAGGGGTCTGCACTGACAGGGCAGGGGTCTGCACCGTGCGATAACTGAGTGACGATCTTCCCGCCCGACCTGACCTCGAAGCTCTCCGCATGGAGCTCGCACGCAGGCGGGCGGAACACGGCTGGACCTACGACGAGCTCGCCGAACGCACCGGCCTGGCCAGGCGCGCCCTCATCGAGATCGAACAAGGCCGCACCTCGGCACCCTGGCCACCTGGCACGCCATCGCCCACGCCCTCGGCGCACCCGTCGGAGACCTCCTCGCATCCCTCTGCGAGGACCACACCCCGCCCACGCCCCCCACGGCCTGACCACCCACCGCCGGCTGCTCCCAGCCCCCGGCCCTACCCCCGGTGCCTGCCGACAACCACGCCGAACCCTCGTAAGAACACCGCCTGCCACGACAACAAGGCACCAACCGGGACGCGCCGCGCGCTCGGCATCAGCAGCAATGTCGACCTCGAACACGGCTGCGATTTCACGCCATTCGCCGCTCACAGGCCGGGCCAGCCCGTTTCTCCACACACGTTCCGTCGCTTGTGCGGGACACATTGACGAACCGTCACTGACTGCCCGGCAGCCTCTGGGGTATTCGCAGTTAACCGCTCTGGACTCCGACGCATTCGAACATCCGGTGGCTCCTTGTCCAATACCTGCTGCCGGTCTAGATCATCTCCGCGGGTTTGTCGGTGCTCGTTGCTAACTCTTTTTCAGACGTGGGACCACATCCGGTGTCCTGCCGAAGAAATGGAGACACGTATGGCACCGCAGGGGTATCACACCGTCCGCACCCACATACGCCGCAACCCGAGCCGCGGCGGGAAGAAGATGAGCGGCTGGATGATCGCAGGGCTGCTCGCCGGTGTGGTTGTGGGGGCAGGTGATCGGCTTCGGTGAAGCCACCGAACCCCAGCACCCCGCACCCAAGCCCTCCAACTCCGCCCCGGCGCAGCGCTGATGGCCGCTCGGGGGTTCCACCTGCGCAGGCCCCGGGGGAGAGGGGAGTGGAGCGCGGCCGCTCTCGTCGCCCTGGCTGCAGCAACCT
It contains:
- a CDS encoding histone-like nucleoid-structuring protein Lsr2, which encodes MAQRVVTLLIDDLSGEESEDVTNVQFSVAGTDFEIDLNDKNHGEFMNALAPYMKNGRRIKRSRKAGKGPGRAPSAGGSNETAKIREWAKEQGFEVNERGRVPATVREAYEKAH
- a CDS encoding HNH endonuclease family protein gives rise to the protein MDIDHLVPLAEAWDSGASKWSPTEREHYANDLEAERSLVAVTLSTNRSKGDQDPAEWLPPAASTHCLYATDWVQTELRWKLAADAAERSELQHLADDCPDATVTPSPAP